The proteins below come from a single Gimesia alba genomic window:
- the lepB gene encoding signal peptidase I, translating into MTKKTDKSKSKKDLTKQAEPAQAEKEKIPGRHNELRDTIESIIIALVFAFVFRAYSAEAFVIPTGSMAPTLYGRHKELNCAECGVKYAVGASDELVEKTEYYIPSNKVTGAYCPNCRYYSDLQDAMPFTGDRIIVNKFPFDFGDPNRWDVIVFKYPEASQTNYIKRLVGLPGEEIQISRGDVYARKNEKDPFVILRKDNLQKQLAVQQLVYDDDYPPREILQFDWPERWSPMRQVAPNETKFEGLKESAWEIDQESRAYQYRGSAATADEQNLEWLRYQHFVPRQSEWTLLQENPELFKQTMASSPPQPRLISDYTAYNNYSGGSSSGAFMYDAAFWVGDLTLNFDVEIQSEGGEFFVELMRGDRHYRVRFDLKTGVAKLYYVEDFPNPEPVETELASIQTEVKGKGSYSLMFANVDQRLCLWVNGTALDLGNMTQYQPPVSPAPREGDLAPAGVAGRGADFVISHLYLQRDIYYRADEYYQNQEYSGDRRHLWELLWDPAAWSRQYEDHRQQVRFAKMSDEEFFVLGDNSARSADSRLWGNDREAERRHAVPRSALVGKAFMIYWPHGIPFMNDGRGYSPNVGPLKKFFYHQTSPGHYPTKDPYAKLSVPFYPNFSRMKRIR; encoded by the coding sequence ATGACAAAAAAAACAGATAAGTCTAAAAGTAAAAAAGACCTGACTAAACAGGCCGAACCTGCCCAGGCGGAGAAAGAGAAGATTCCGGGAAGGCACAATGAACTGCGTGATACGATCGAGTCGATCATCATCGCACTGGTCTTTGCATTTGTCTTTCGTGCCTATTCCGCCGAAGCCTTTGTGATTCCAACAGGGTCGATGGCGCCTACTTTGTATGGCCGTCATAAAGAATTGAATTGTGCTGAGTGCGGCGTGAAATACGCCGTAGGTGCCAGTGATGAACTGGTGGAAAAAACAGAATATTATATTCCATCCAATAAAGTAACAGGTGCTTATTGCCCGAACTGTCGCTACTACAGTGATCTGCAGGATGCGATGCCATTCACTGGTGATCGGATTATTGTTAATAAGTTCCCCTTTGATTTTGGAGATCCGAATCGCTGGGATGTGATTGTTTTCAAATACCCCGAAGCATCACAAACGAATTACATTAAACGACTGGTTGGTTTGCCCGGCGAAGAGATTCAGATTTCCCGGGGTGACGTGTATGCCCGAAAAAATGAGAAAGATCCGTTTGTCATTCTCCGTAAGGATAACCTGCAGAAACAACTGGCAGTCCAGCAGTTGGTTTACGATGATGACTATCCGCCACGCGAAATCCTTCAGTTTGACTGGCCGGAACGTTGGTCTCCCATGCGTCAGGTTGCTCCGAATGAGACAAAGTTCGAGGGTTTGAAAGAATCAGCCTGGGAAATTGATCAGGAGTCGCGTGCTTATCAGTATCGGGGGAGCGCTGCGACTGCAGATGAGCAAAATCTGGAGTGGTTGCGCTATCAGCATTTCGTTCCCCGTCAGTCGGAATGGACATTGTTACAGGAGAATCCGGAATTATTCAAACAGACGATGGCATCTTCGCCACCGCAACCGCGTTTGATCAGCGATTACACCGCCTACAATAATTACTCGGGCGGCTCGTCATCGGGGGCGTTTATGTATGACGCTGCTTTTTGGGTTGGTGATTTAACACTTAATTTCGATGTCGAGATTCAGTCTGAGGGGGGCGAATTCTTTGTCGAGCTGATGCGGGGCGATCGTCATTATCGAGTTCGCTTTGATCTGAAGACGGGGGTAGCAAAACTCTATTACGTGGAAGACTTTCCCAACCCGGAGCCGGTAGAAACCGAATTGGCATCGATTCAGACGGAAGTCAAAGGCAAAGGTTCCTATTCCCTGATGTTTGCGAATGTGGATCAGAGGCTCTGTCTCTGGGTCAACGGGACGGCCCTTGATCTGGGAAACATGACACAATACCAGCCACCTGTTTCTCCCGCTCCCCGAGAAGGGGATCTGGCTCCTGCCGGCGTTGCAGGTCGGGGGGCTGATTTTGTGATTTCTCATCTATATCTGCAGCGTGATATTTATTACCGCGCGGATGAGTATTATCAGAACCAGGAGTATTCTGGGGATCGGCGGCATTTGTGGGAATTACTATGGGATCCGGCTGCCTGGAGTCGTCAGTACGAAGATCATCGTCAACAGGTTCGATTCGCAAAAATGTCGGATGAGGAATTTTTTGTGCTGGGAGATAACTCTGCTCGCAGTGCTGACAGTCGTTTGTGGGGAAATGACCGTGAAGCCGAACGACGGCATGCAGTGCCCCGGTCTGCGCTGGTCGGAAAAGCATTCATGATTTACTGGCCTCATGGAATTC
- the lepB gene encoding signal peptidase I, whose protein sequence is MEHRSSLFRMVLESVVSLAIAVILFRTFQAEGYMISTGSMAPSLLGYHKQVKCPRCEFSFTYGVAYDDSVSANRFQTHEHSHGEVLHQSGQYATCPNCNTHSIDLTNVPRNEGDQLLVFKHAYYLKGPQRWDVAVFQNPIKPTQAYVKRVVGLPGEAVQVKQGDLYIDGKIQRKDLKTQNAVRLLVHDHHYQPKNDDFFQPRFVPVEVDEERSSHPSWVSEPEGFSFDSSDSDPLNSAVSLEWAWVKYQHWIRQGGHYLTVTPLEAWPEEIEQPEPVLGPVQFDPKKKQLSCRGAMTSEDCHRLLDRTENDDFRYAVALLYEKSHVAPVLDQYAYNSGVENQESIPVHDFLFECNLKVHSGEGEFAIEMFDGHHRFRNLIDFKARQVTLFVDDQNKPVRTGHLSKTSQQKSMQLEMSIMDRQVLFAINGQLIYQPLLFSETTEPREPIREPVQFGANGGHFEVTELKLFRDIHYTRGKGLHGVEEPYRLDQQSYFVLGDNSPVSLDSRSWADGKVERKYLLGKPFLVHLPSRQGEVKIGSHVGHIRIPDFSRIRYIH, encoded by the coding sequence GTGGAACATCGCTCCAGCCTGTTCCGTATGGTGCTGGAATCTGTGGTTTCGCTGGCAATTGCCGTGATTCTATTCAGGACCTTTCAGGCGGAAGGCTACATGATCTCAACAGGCTCTATGGCGCCTTCTCTATTGGGATATCACAAGCAGGTGAAGTGTCCTCGCTGCGAATTTTCCTTTACCTACGGCGTGGCCTATGATGATTCTGTCTCCGCAAATCGGTTTCAGACGCACGAACATTCCCATGGTGAAGTCCTCCATCAATCCGGGCAGTATGCCACCTGCCCAAACTGTAATACTCACTCCATTGATTTGACGAATGTGCCTCGCAACGAAGGCGACCAGCTCCTGGTTTTTAAACACGCATATTACCTGAAAGGTCCCCAACGATGGGATGTCGCCGTATTTCAGAATCCCATTAAACCGACTCAGGCATATGTAAAACGCGTCGTGGGATTGCCCGGTGAAGCTGTGCAGGTCAAGCAGGGAGACCTGTATATCGATGGTAAGATTCAGCGCAAGGATTTGAAAACACAAAATGCGGTGCGATTGCTTGTCCACGATCATCACTATCAGCCGAAAAATGATGATTTCTTTCAACCGCGTTTTGTTCCAGTTGAAGTGGATGAGGAACGTAGCAGTCATCCATCCTGGGTATCGGAACCTGAGGGATTTTCATTTGATAGCAGCGATAGTGATCCACTGAATTCTGCGGTCTCATTGGAATGGGCGTGGGTCAAGTATCAACATTGGATCAGACAGGGAGGCCATTATCTTACAGTGACGCCGTTAGAAGCGTGGCCTGAAGAGATAGAACAACCGGAACCGGTTCTGGGCCCCGTTCAGTTTGATCCGAAGAAAAAACAATTGAGTTGTCGAGGCGCTATGACATCGGAGGACTGCCATCGATTGCTGGATCGGACCGAAAACGATGACTTTCGTTATGCCGTTGCACTGCTGTATGAGAAATCTCACGTGGCGCCGGTACTCGATCAATATGCTTATAATTCAGGAGTGGAAAATCAGGAATCAATTCCCGTTCATGACTTTCTATTTGAGTGCAATTTGAAAGTTCATTCCGGAGAGGGAGAGTTTGCGATCGAAATGTTCGATGGCCATCATCGATTTCGGAACCTGATCGATTTCAAAGCACGACAGGTGACTCTGTTTGTAGATGATCAGAATAAACCTGTGCGCACCGGACATCTGAGTAAAACGTCGCAACAGAAATCAATGCAGCTTGAGATGTCGATTATGGATCGTCAGGTTTTGTTTGCCATCAATGGTCAATTAATCTATCAGCCGCTGCTATTCAGCGAGACGACAGAGCCACGGGAGCCGATTCGGGAACCCGTTCAATTCGGTGCAAATGGCGGACATTTCGAAGTGACAGAATTGAAACTCTTTCGTGATATTCATTATACGCGCGGGAAAGGCCTGCACGGCGTGGAAGAGCCTTATCGGCTTGATCAACAGAGCTATTTTGTACTGGGGGACAATAGCCCGGTTTCCCTGGATAGTCGGAGCTGGGCGGATGGAAAAGTCGAACGTAAATACTTACTGGGAAAGCCTTTTCTCGTGCATTTACCATCGCGGCAGGGGGAAGTGAAAATCGGCAGCCATGTAGGTCACATACGCATTCCAGATTTCTCCCGGATTCGCTATATTCATTAA
- a CDS encoding cytochrome c oxidase subunit 3, protein MLFTSRDRLSQRDFGLAIFLFTVSVLFVGGLIAYVIVRSNLAKTYEPTALVIPSALWLSTVLLVLGSFSIHRALFFVRQEKQQQFRNCLNLTFLLGGAFFVIQTLGLIHVLRQHSEVLLVLDQAKNVYHYPSSYGVLFSFVLLHALHFVVAFGILGFVIYKAYLYQYDHEYHWGVHACSIVWHFLGVVWVGMLLLFCLVG, encoded by the coding sequence ATGTTATTTACGTCTCGGGATCGGCTTAGTCAGAGAGATTTTGGTCTGGCGATTTTTCTGTTTACGGTCTCGGTCCTGTTTGTTGGCGGCCTGATTGCCTATGTCATCGTACGCTCAAATCTGGCGAAGACGTATGAGCCAACAGCGCTGGTGATTCCTTCTGCACTCTGGTTAAGTACAGTGCTGCTGGTTTTAGGGAGCTTCTCCATTCATCGGGCTTTATTCTTTGTCCGCCAGGAGAAACAGCAGCAGTTCAGGAATTGCCTGAATCTCACATTTCTTTTGGGTGGCGCATTTTTTGTCATTCAGACACTGGGACTGATTCACGTGCTACGCCAGCATTCCGAAGTGCTGCTTGTGCTGGATCAGGCCAAAAATGTGTATCACTATCCCAGCAGTTATGGTGTGCTGTTCTCCTTTGTGTTGCTACATGCTCTGCACTTTGTCGTTGCCTTCGGGATTTTGGGCTTCGTGATCTACAAAGCGTATCTTTATCAGTACGATCATGAATATCATTGGGGCGTGCATGCCTGTTCGATCGTCTGGCATTTTCTCGGTGTGGTTTGGGTTGGCATGTTATTGCTCTTCTGTTTAGTGGGATAA
- a CDS encoding cytochrome C oxidase subunit IV family protein → MSDHAESDVHAENPQSCHVHIVPVKVLIGVFIALVILTVVTVEAAKYDTGALDVIVSMAIATAKASLVVFIFMHLWYDKPLNRIAFFFSIVFAAFFLCMILLDSHAYDDYVQGFQQDKTPTVAPAPAPAAAPAKK, encoded by the coding sequence ATGTCAGATCATGCTGAAAGTGATGTTCACGCAGAAAACCCACAAAGCTGCCATGTGCATATCGTGCCGGTAAAAGTTCTGATCGGCGTTTTTATCGCTCTGGTTATCCTGACTGTCGTGACTGTTGAAGCCGCGAAATATGATACCGGTGCGCTTGATGTGATTGTCTCAATGGCAATTGCCACAGCAAAAGCATCTCTGGTTGTTTTTATCTTTATGCACCTCTGGTACGATAAACCGTTGAACCGGATTGCCTTCTTTTTCTCAATTGTCTTCGCTGCTTTTTTTCTGTGTATGATTCTTTTGGACTCGCATGCGTACGACGATTATGTGCAGGGGTTCCAACAGGATAAAACGCCAACAGTTGCACCGGCTCCTGCACCGGCAGCAGCTCCTGCTAAGAAATAA
- a CDS encoding cytochrome c oxidase subunit 3, whose product MNTAATTTTDEHTDGHDHEHHDPRLAHHFDSHQQQFDTGKLGIWLFLVTEVLFFSGLFGFYAVYRSLHPEVFLYASQFLDTTLGAANTVVLLFSSLTMAWGVRCAQLGQTKGLLVCLVTTLACAAIFLGVKSFEYTEKAHHGLLWAGMYHSPEHHEAEAAAPAAAGGEASEHAHDESAAAHDDHSDDSLFEKTKHTLSYMTTVLWAVIVLSGVALGVLIKNPNKKTLSTIAGCFLVSALGMQVGAYASIGYHHLGHAEKPTDEEIQMAETVPAEYAKQKEKVPEPELAGTFFSVYFCMTGLHAIHIIGGMIAISWLIVRTVHGAFTTYYFGAVDFVGLYWHLVDLIWIYLFPLLYLIN is encoded by the coding sequence ATGAATACCGCGGCCACCACGACTACAGACGAACATACCGACGGCCACGATCATGAGCACCATGATCCCCGGCTGGCACATCACTTCGATTCGCACCAGCAACAATTCGATACTGGTAAACTGGGGATCTGGCTGTTCCTGGTAACAGAAGTCCTGTTCTTCAGCGGTTTATTCGGGTTTTATGCCGTCTATCGCTCATTGCACCCCGAAGTCTTTCTGTATGCCAGCCAGTTTTTGGATACGACATTAGGCGCAGCCAATACCGTCGTTCTGCTTTTCAGCAGTTTGACAATGGCGTGGGGTGTGCGTTGTGCTCAATTAGGGCAAACAAAAGGCCTCTTGGTCTGTCTGGTAACGACGCTCGCTTGTGCTGCCATCTTCCTGGGTGTGAAATCATTTGAATATACGGAAAAAGCACACCACGGTTTATTATGGGCCGGTATGTACCACAGCCCGGAACATCACGAGGCTGAAGCCGCAGCACCTGCTGCGGCAGGTGGCGAAGCGTCAGAGCATGCACACGATGAATCGGCAGCCGCACACGATGATCACAGTGATGATTCCTTATTCGAAAAAACCAAACACACTCTCTCTTATATGACAACTGTGTTATGGGCCGTGATAGTACTCTCCGGTGTCGCTTTGGGAGTACTGATCAAGAATCCAAACAAGAAAACACTGTCAACTATCGCTGGTTGTTTTCTGGTATCAGCGCTCGGCATGCAAGTCGGTGCTTATGCCAGTATTGGCTATCACCATCTGGGACATGCAGAAAAGCCAACCGATGAAGAAATTCAGATGGCGGAAACCGTTCCAGCAGAATATGCCAAGCAGAAAGAAAAAGTTCCAGAGCCTGAACTGGCGGGGACCTTCTTCAGTGTTTATTTCTGTATGACTGGCTTACACGCAATTCACATTATTGGCGGGATGATCGCCATCAGTTGGTTGATCGTGCGAACCGTGCATGGTGCTTTCACCACATACTATTTCGGAGCCGTAGATTTTGTCGGTCTGTACTGGCACTTGGTTGACTTGATCTGGATCTATCTGTTCCCGTTGTTATATCTGATCAACTAG
- a CDS encoding cytochrome c oxidase subunit I has protein sequence MATVVDSSNPKSNFPIQYRELNYLNCSKGWKSWFFTLDHKRIGIMYLIGVTCSFFLGGIFAVLLRTELLSPSKVLMGPDAYNQMFTLHGAIMTFLVIIPGVPAAIGNIILPVMLGAKDVAFPRMNLGSFYLWMFGAAFFLAAIVLGGLDTGWTFYTPYSITTSTAVITALLGVFILGFSSIFTGLNFIVTIHTMRPPGMTWFKMPLFLWALYATALIQILATPVLGITGLLLVVERAFHIGIFDPTLGGDPVLFQHFFWFYSHPAVYVMILPAMGVISEVIAVHSRKHIFGYRFIAYSSIAIAVFGFLVWGHHMFVSGQSRMVAVIFSAITFSVSIPSAIKVFNWLTTMYKGSIRFTTAMCYGLAFIFIFSIGGLTGLFLATLATDVHLHDTYFVVAHFHYVMMGSSLVGLFAAIHHWWPKISGKMFNEFWGRIACLGVFLGFNLTFFPQFILGTRGMPRRYYTYLPEFQGLHIMSTMGAYLLGLSSALMAGVLIYSVYRGKKAPANPWGGASLEWQCSSPPPHNNFDHPPLAGDPYVMESVVYNEEVGGFVPVECQGDNKESVTASGDKEV, from the coding sequence ATGGCAACAGTAGTTGACTCCTCCAATCCAAAATCGAATTTCCCGATTCAATACCGCGAATTGAATTATTTGAATTGCTCGAAGGGCTGGAAAAGCTGGTTTTTCACCCTCGACCATAAACGCATCGGTATTATGTACCTGATCGGCGTGACCTGTTCCTTTTTCTTAGGCGGAATTTTTGCGGTCCTGCTGAGAACGGAATTGTTATCACCATCAAAAGTCTTGATGGGGCCTGATGCGTACAATCAGATGTTTACCCTGCATGGTGCGATCATGACCTTCCTGGTGATTATTCCCGGGGTCCCGGCGGCGATTGGAAATATTATTCTACCGGTGATGCTGGGGGCCAAGGATGTGGCGTTTCCGCGAATGAACCTGGGTAGTTTTTATCTGTGGATGTTCGGTGCCGCATTCTTCCTGGCAGCGATTGTTTTAGGCGGTCTGGATACCGGTTGGACATTCTATACGCCTTACAGTATTACCACCAGCACGGCTGTGATTACCGCACTGTTGGGGGTCTTTATTCTGGGCTTCAGCTCGATTTTTACCGGGTTGAATTTCATTGTAACCATTCACACCATGCGACCACCGGGGATGACCTGGTTTAAAATGCCTTTGTTCCTGTGGGCACTGTATGCGACCGCTTTAATTCAGATTCTCGCAACTCCCGTTCTGGGGATTACTGGTCTACTGCTGGTTGTTGAGCGGGCATTTCACATTGGGATTTTTGATCCGACATTAGGCGGCGATCCTGTGCTGTTCCAGCACTTCTTCTGGTTCTATTCTCACCCAGCTGTATATGTCATGATTCTGCCGGCAATGGGTGTGATCAGCGAAGTGATTGCCGTTCACAGTCGAAAACACATTTTTGGATACCGCTTCATTGCCTACAGTAGTATTGCGATTGCTGTATTTGGCTTTTTGGTCTGGGGGCACCACATGTTTGTCTCTGGTCAGTCGCGGATGGTGGCAGTGATCTTCAGTGCGATCACTTTCAGTGTGTCGATCCCGTCAGCCATTAAAGTGTTTAACTGGCTGACCACCATGTATAAAGGCTCGATTCGTTTCACAACAGCCATGTGTTATGGTCTGGCCTTCATCTTTATTTTCTCGATCGGTGGATTGACCGGGCTATTCCTGGCGACACTGGCCACTGACGTGCACTTGCACGATACCTATTTTGTGGTGGCTCACTTCCACTATGTGATGATGGGCTCATCTCTGGTCGGTTTGTTTGCAGCCATCCATCACTGGTGGCCTAAAATTTCCGGTAAAATGTTTAACGAGTTCTGGGGAAGGATTGCCTGCCTGGGTGTTTTCCTTGGATTCAATCTGACGTTCTTTCCGCAGTTCATTTTAGGTACCCGCGGTATGCCACGTCGGTATTACACATACCTGCCAGAGTTCCAGGGTCTACATATTATGTCGACCATGGGGGCTTATTTATTAGGATTGAGCTCGGCTCTGATGGCTGGCGTATTGATCTATTCGGTTTATCGCGGCAAGAAGGCGCCTGCTAATCCCTGGGGTGGTGCTTCACTGGAATGGCAATGTTCTTCACCACCACCACATAATAACTTCGATCATCCTCCTTTGGCCGGCGATCCATATGTCATGGAATCGGTTGTCTACAATGAGGAAGTCGGAGGCTTCGTTCCCGTTGAATGTCAGGGGGATAACAAGGAATCTGTGACCGCATCAGGAGATAAAGAAGTTTAA
- the coxB gene encoding cytochrome c oxidase subunit II, with product MKLFIPNLLANGEAGFWFPSQGSTVAESVDSVYFFILYVCTFFFVLIVGLMVLFMIKYRHRPGVEAEKTVTHNLTLELSWSVIPTLLTIVMFWIGFTSYLDMRTPPASSYEIDVVAKKWSWAFKYPNGWIESELHIPKGEDVTLTMASDDVIHSLWIPAFRTKMDVVPGRYTQEWFNATKAGTYPLMCAEYCGQKHSEMVTNVVVHETRGDFDKWLQVASDIHKNKTPVEAGEYFYKSRGCIQCHSLDGVPKNGPSFKELFGKERKFTDGTSTIADANYIRQSILEPQSKIVDGFRPIMPTFKGQLTDQDISAIIAFIKSQK from the coding sequence ATGAAACTATTCATCCCTAATTTATTAGCGAATGGCGAAGCCGGGTTTTGGTTCCCGTCTCAAGGTTCTACGGTGGCAGAGAGCGTTGACTCTGTCTACTTCTTTATCCTGTATGTCTGCACGTTCTTTTTCGTGTTGATTGTCGGTTTAATGGTCCTGTTTATGATCAAATACCGTCATCGCCCAGGTGTGGAAGCAGAAAAAACAGTCACTCATAACCTGACATTGGAATTATCGTGGTCAGTCATTCCGACTCTGCTGACAATCGTCATGTTCTGGATCGGATTTACTTCCTATCTGGATATGCGAACGCCTCCTGCTTCTTCGTATGAAATCGATGTCGTCGCCAAGAAGTGGTCCTGGGCATTCAAATATCCGAATGGCTGGATTGAAAGCGAACTGCATATTCCCAAAGGGGAAGACGTGACTTTGACGATGGCCTCGGACGATGTGATTCACAGCCTGTGGATTCCTGCCTTCCGAACCAAGATGGATGTCGTGCCTGGCCGTTACACACAGGAGTGGTTTAATGCCACCAAAGCGGGAACTTATCCACTGATGTGTGCCGAGTACTGCGGTCAGAAACACTCGGAAATGGTCACTAATGTGGTCGTGCATGAGACTCGTGGTGACTTTGATAAATGGCTGCAGGTGGCGTCCGACATTCATAAAAACAAGACTCCTGTGGAAGCCGGTGAATATTTTTACAAAAGCCGTGGCTGCATTCAGTGCCATTCACTGGATGGGGTACCTAAGAATGGACCATCGTTCAAAGAACTGTTTGGCAAAGAGCGAAAATTCACAGATGGGACATCCACGATTGCAGATGCAAACTATATTCGTCAGTCGATTCTGGAGCCACAATCCAAAATTGTGGATGGTTTCCGACCGATTATGCCGACCTTCAAAGGGCAGTTAACGGATCAGGATATTTCCGCGATCATTGCTTTCATCAAGAGTCAAAAGTAA